The sequence TCCATGTCACGGTCATGAAAGAACCCCTAAACAGAAGTTAATTTACTTTGATCTATTAATGTTtccaaaacaaaaggaaagagGGAAGAACTTGGGCTTTAGCATTAGTCACTAAAGCCACCACTGAAGGGACAAAGTACTAATTTTATAGTGAAAGCATAATGTTGCTTTGATGTCAATTATTTCATTCAAAAACCATGGTTTGTGGTTTTTAAGAAGAACATCAACAAACCTAAGAATCTGGAATGCACTACTACACATGTTTGGAAAGGCAATCATTAAGGAAATTCTCTGCACAAATGTGTGGAATCCTAGTTGTGAATTCtattttgaaggaaaattattacatattttcaaagtgcaaaaaaatgatgaataagTAAGTTTCTTAGTGTGGTTGATGGAGGCGCTAGAGGAGTCTTGAAACAACCCCCTCCGTAGCTGCATGCTACACCTCTATTCTCGCAACGGGCTATGGTTACATCGAGggatttttagaaataaaaatagtaaataagaagaaatttttggttatacttcaaggaataaccGGGATCTCCTTAACAAGCAAAGCTtgatttttactaaaatattctGATATCTATTTATTGTTCATAAAAGGCCTTATATAGGGTTACAactaaatattaaaacaaaCCAACACCTAAAAGATAGAAATAATTCCTACAATTTCCATCCTATTAAAtaacaaatactttgaaataTATTGAAATAATAGATAACAACCAATATAGCTAAGATAAAGCTAACTCCTAAGCAATTTAAACTATCATATAACTTATTATATTGAGATCGTCCTCTCTTGTCATAGAAAGTCTCATTTGTGAGGCTTGAACTCAGTTGGGTCAATTGTACAAGTGATTGGTGATTGCTATTTATGATACTAATGATAACCTATAGAGGCTTTGTTGGTAAAGGAGTTTCAGTCTTGTGGCTCGACCAAATTCAAACTAAAGTGAAAATTTATTGCGGTCCAACATAATATGGTTTAAATCTTTTAATCCTATGCACAATTTAGAATAGGACTTAACTAATTAAATGACTTTGCAAATATGTTTATACTTGACCTATAgcacgatatatatatatatatatatatatagagagagagagagagagagagagagagagagagagagagagagagaggacataACTTTGGCCTTTTTCATGTCAAGTTTAAAGAATAGGAATTCTTGTAGGGAGAGACATTTCCTTTATTGTATTTAGGGTTTGGCTTCCGTGAGATTGCATTTGTATCACCtttgtaattttcttgttttttttagtgaacTTTCTCTTTAAATGCTTCTTATGGAACCATGTAAATATGTGTTACATGTGTAATTGTTTCTTTAATCATTCTATTTTTACTTAATGTAAACTCCATGCTCACAAAAAATTGATACAAAAACTTCTGCTATTTCAACAATTTTCAAGCCAAATATAATTGAATGCATAGTTATTAAACCAGAATCGATCGCACTGATTGGATTGGTAATGAACTTGTACCTAAGCAAATCTAGTTGTTTAATTAGACCACTTATGCTAGCTATAGAATTAGTAAAACCTAGCAAACCACTAAGATTTTTGCAACCTGTGTAACCCATATGGGTTGTTTTCACCTTTTTGTAATTCCATACTAAATGACTTTTGTAGGTCCACTGTGCTACTGTTTTCTAAATAACAAATGTAATGAAAACATAGGATTTTATATAGggatttcaataatttaaaccTGCCCCCATGGATACCTGCCCCTAATAGGACGGGTTTTACCCACACTGCAAAGCAAATGAGGCAGGGATAGGCGTTAACATTTTTCCTTGAACTCATGctgtttatattttaaaattttaaaaatattcttataGGAATTTTTTATAAGGCATATATATGTGCTTTATCTTCCAAACTATAAATTTATGATGGCATTtgatgtgtttttattttttttataaggagttcatattttaatgttttaaattttaaattttttaaattttaactattGTATTGCTATGTTTGaagttttaatgtttttttaatacttgAATTGTTGTTGTAAGGACACAAATTGCACCAGGACCCAATAATATGGAGGGAACCAGCCCAAggagcccaaaacaataaaatatgtagagagtgggcttcaAATCTAGGTTTATAAATATTGGATAACGTAAATGTTAGGCTTAATTGTTACACTCATGCATCATAACAcaaaaatttttcaaacaaagGCTAAGGACCATTTGTATTACTGTTCAGTGTTCAATACAAGGTAAGATGGTTCTTCCTCCCCCTACTTTTTGTCCTTCATccccttttatatcatctttttcctcctcttcttcttccacatGTGGATCAAAGTCTTcatttggatacttgtcccatcactTTTTCCCCTAAAGTCTTTGGCAATAGATGGAAGACTGAATTATAACATtcaggcatcacttcctcattaatgagGCCAGAGAAGTAGTTGCAGAgactttaatgcggtggtagcagctttatcctGGATATTTCGCATCCTCCCTTCTCATCTCTTACCCCACTATTTTCATCTTTATGCTCTGGATTTTCAGGGGTAACACCCTTGAACTGCCAGATCACCCTTTCCCACCTCGGCTACAGATAGCCGAGAATGTTTCCATCCTCGGCTATAGGTAGCCAAGAACATTTCCATCCTCGGACATCCTACTTTGGAATGTCTTATCCAACCATGACTTCTTCCTCTTCCCACATTGTCTCATAGACAAACGTTCCTTATTCTTGAGCCAATTAACACTTTCGGGTTGGACTTTTAGCTTTACCAATACCCTTGGGCCAACCCAACATAGATTAcgggcccattgaccctacatttatattattattttttctgagAAGGTTTTATAATGTTAGAACTTGTTTTTAGATATTTTAcaagtttaaaattaaattttacttacttttatataaacaaaattgaGTGTGGGAAGGGATGGATACCTGCATGTACCCACTAGAACGGGGCCAAGGAAAGAAATTCCGCCATGAAGCAAGAGTGGGGTGGTAGCAAGGACTAGAAAACCCACCATATTACTCAGTGACCCAACTCCATGATTGAGTTTACATCTGGTTCGAATTTAATAACTATGATAGAATGCTATTCAATGTATATATGTTCAGATGAAAAGTTAATCTTTCTAGAACAAATGttagttttcattttaaaaaatatacaattaataaaatgaatcacattacaataattttttacacTTATTTCACAATTGGAATAATTCAAAAATTGCCACAACAGAAACAATGAATCACACGCAAAAAATATGACAGACCGGAGGAATATTAATAGAACAAGAATCTAAACTTAATTgactcaaggtattgaaatTGTGCAAGAATTAGTTTATAGCACTGCATATCCTTCTAATTTGCCCAGCTGAACCAGTGAGAGGACCAATATCTCCCATTTTAATCATGGCAGATGCAAAATCAGACTTAAAAGTAGCAGGGCTCCTACTATATTCTGAGACAATACTGTCTGTGCTTCCTCCGCTAAAAAGGATTTGATCTGATTGAAGGAGACCCTTCTTTCGCAGTAAATTCTTGAAGTAATTGTTGTCAAAAGAATTTGGTGTCACCAAGTCAAGTGGTGCCAAGTTTGAATCCCCAGGTTTTCCCGTAGTAGCAGGACAACGACGCTTTCGTGTGCTAGCAAATCCAACATCGATGTCACTCGCATTATTGTATATCCGACCACGAAATGAAGAACATTGAGCTTGCCCTAGTGTGTGGGAACCTGTATTAGAACAACGGTATGTTCATCTTTGAGACCTTCATTATATACATGCaactaaaagattaaaaggATATCTTAGGTGTTGTATTTATTCTAAGTTCTAACCTGACAATGCAACCATGTCTCTTGCACTGAGCCCTTTGGTAGCGAAACGAGATATTAGACTATCAAGGCCGTCAGTAAATCTTGGAAGTTCTTGTTCAGCTAGAGAGGAACTTGCAGTGGTGGAATCTCTTCTTCCAAGCTTCACTGACCAAGATGGACCACCAACCTGTTTTCCAAAGagattcttatcaaaaaaaaaatttcaaaattgattttttgtaaAGAGACAATGTTAAAGTGATCGAGAGATTTCAATAAGCTTGTAAATGAATGTTTTTAAAAGTCTTATAAGTTGGTGCCACTGATATATAGATCCCTATTAGTGGAAcaagggttcaaatccccctaCCCTCTTTTGTTACAATTAATTatgagataaaaaataaatgtttgatttattttttttgtgattagtgatgaggattatatattaaatttttattgcaGTACCCCTAGCATTAGATACATATATAGACAGACATACAAATATATAGAGTAAGAAGAGTGAGGATTTATATATAGTACTCACAGCAACGGAAGCATCTCGAGCAGCCACTGCAAGAATATCTGCGCAAGATACAACTCCAGGGCATATCTTCTCTACCTGAGCTTTTGCACTGTCTATGACCTCATAACCTCTTGCAGAACCCTTATTTTGCACAGCATTCCTTTCGCCATCTTCTAGTAAAATTGATGCATCACAGCCCTGCACAACCAAGCTAGCCTTTAAATTTTAATGCTTAAATGGCATATGTGGGGAAAGAAGCTAGAGAAACCGGCAAAGGTCACAGTACGTACCTGAACAAAGCAATCGTGAAAATGGAGACGAATTAGAGATGCCGCCATTCTACGTTCTCGTGAAACAGCTGTTCTAATAGCATTCCGAATTGTACTTAGTCCGTTTGGACAGTTCTGGTCATAAAATGTAGAAGATAGATGCGCTTTGCATGTAGTGCTCAAAAGGAGCAACAAGAACACAACTGTCGCAGTGCTTGCATGGGAAATGAAAGAATTTCTCATTGAACTAATTAGATTTAACGAAATAAGAGAGCGAGCTAGCTGCTACTTATGCAATATATGAGTTTCAACTTAAAAGAAAGTGCAATGGAGTGAAGATGGAGAATGAAGCTTAAGGCACACCAATTTATAGAGAAGTATGGTTGGTACATTAATTAGGGTCACTATGCGATAACGCGTGGAAGCATCAGCTTCAGCCTTCAAGTATGTGACCAATTCTCCTTTGATTGGCGTAAAGTGTCAACGTAATAAACTTAGAAAATTCCCgcatatattaaaatatggaTAAGTCAAAGATGTATACAATATCAACTCTGAAAGTTCTACTGGATACTGAGTCTTTGGCCGATTGCAATAAATGAGTAAACCCGAAAAATTGTTTATAACTCGAAAATATGGTGCAATTCCTGTACGGATGATGATTTGTATGGGAATAGTGGTGTGCTATTTACATTGACAAGTCAAGCACCAAATTTACTCAATGCGCGGATGCGCTGCCAAATTGTCATTACCCCAAAACTGCCCTCATGGTCAGACAAGGTGATAGAAATTCCcataaataaaatgttattacccattaaataaaaagagaaaaatattacgtaataaacttaaataaacattaCATAATAGTACTTGACATGattacataaacaaaaaaaaacaaaaaaacaaaaaaaaaacataattataaaatttaggaaaaaaataaatattattttgagagAACACTAATTATAGTAAAAAAGAAactataataaatatattaatctatatatatatatatatatatatataaccaattCCAATTAGAACACATctacttttgaaaattttagtccATAACAAACTCTACTATTAGAAGCCTCCTAATTTTACAAATCAtctaattatttgttattttttatgcatgttttcttctcttttttatttattaatttatggttATTTTTAGCCGATGGTACctaattctttttcttcctctcatCTTTTTAGTCTCTCAAATCTAATTGTCTCTCTTCAAGCTGGAAGTCTCTACCTCtatcactctctttctctaagCATTTATACGACATCATCGCATATAAAACCACGAAAAGTTATATACGTATCATTTGTCCGGCGGTTAAATCAAAACCCCAGTGGAGTATAGTATGTATAGATCAAAAGATCACAAATTTCTATATTCAACTGACAAATTTGTTACTTTATATGGATGTTTAAGTCCATTTTTTTGTAATCAATTATATCCATCTATTAAACCTACGAGTAAGTCTACTACTCTAAACCTACTGAACTTAAAAAGTAATGTAAAATACCAGTCTCACACCCAAACAGTGGTCTAAAGCCACCGATagattcacaattttttttttagtaatattttatattattatttttcatattgttttGTCAAATATTAAACTATTCAATATTCAACTATTTGGGAtaatttacataaataatgtGTTTAGAGGttcgtgtgtgtatatatatatataaacttaaatctTTGACTTTTTGTAAACTTCTCCAAAATTTGCcatatcattatcattttttaattttttttttaacaaaatttttttttataatttttttttattcttatcttcttctcctataatttctaagttaataaaaattttaatttgattacaatctaaATTCTTCTACTACACTTTATTTGTTCATATCctatcaaattatatttctattttttggataaataataaaacaaaagcaGTCACCGCCCACCATTatggtcttttttttatttatttaaaatgtgcATCCTACTTGGTTGATACTTATACAATACATATGGGaaactattttaaattataaaataatttttctattaacttttaattaatagttttttcatATAGaactctctattttttttaaatatatgtgattttaaatttaactattacatgcattgcatgggttagcgactagttatattaaaaactaaaaaaaaatctttttattttattttattcatttacaCTAATTGACACTTTATGATATTTCTAACGAAAATGTTCAAGATTTAAATCCACCATCCTTGTTGTCCTAAGTTaactatgaaattttatttatttattttttaaatgtgtggttttttttttttttttttttgaaaacttgaaatatcTACTCATTTTAGAATAAATAGTTTTAGTTTCTATTTCTAAACATAAGATCATCAATATGTCTTAAGGAGAagaatttttttctctaaaggGGAGGTGGTTCAATCCTTGGCACTGGCAACTGGTTTAGCCAGTTTTTGTGGCTAGGGAGTCATAATTCAGGGcaatatttggaattttttttccatttaaccTTATTATTAGAAGAATCTTGTTAATTGACAAGTTGCAAAAGAAAGTggaaaactagcatctcgagtttttaaaactcaagttGAAtaacaaatcgagttttaaaaactcgagttccagaaTTCTGAAACAACAGACGTGGATAAAAATTCCACGTGGATctcaagtctctaagactcaagTTCTAGTGTGTACCTATAACCCCACGGACATACCTGACTTAAGAAAGAAGCTCCAATCAAGAACCAACCCACCAATCTCCAGCAAATGTTCAACccttcaaaacccaaaaagcaACAAGACCCTTTTCAATACAAACCAAGACAACAAAAAGCAAGCAATGCCCACATAGGCATTAGACCTGCTGAGGCAGTTTTGGttgaaaaatcaacaaaaagacTCAATCTTGTTCATCTCTCTTCCATagctttttctttcaaatcatTCACATCTTTAAGAGTTGTGTGTAATTTGTTCAAATCGTTTGCTCGGTGATGGAGATCGTGAACTGTACCGTAGATCGACGATCGGGATGTGCTTGATGGAGACTGGATTTGTGTGTGTCGTGGGTCTTCTTCTTTGCCGtggatcttcttcttctttctttctttcttctgggtttccttctttcttctgggttctttcttcttttcctgggttttctttttatggggtctgggttttctttttctgggGTTTgtacttctttctttcttcgagttctttcttccttttctgggttctttcttctttttctaggGTCTGGGGTTTATGTGCCGTGGGTATTCTTTTGTGTTTGAAATCGAGTGTTAAAAACTCGAGATTCATGTTTTTTTTGTCTCGACTATCAAaaactcgagatctatgtggcattAGTGTGCCCAACTCAGCAAGTAGAAAGCAAGTGTTTTAGTATCGAGTTtgatatggaactcgagtttctaaaactcgagatgctagtttgctACTATCTTTCAAACTCATATTAACTTACTATATTATATCCCTTCAAAATTTTAGTCTGCAAATATCTCCCAATATTTGGCCAAAACACTATAGCTGCATTAAGGGTGTTTTGGTCCTATTGGATAACCAACTTAAACTAAATCTTCATAGCATTCATCAGATCAATCTCATCAAATATTTAACTAAACTAACTCAAAAAACTTTACTTTTTATAGATTAACTATccatatattttatgtaaaaatatcATACTCaatacttattttcttttgtaataaaaatttttctttatttcttaattcatttaaataattattttttctttcttgtctcTCCTCTCAACATACATTGCCACCACCGTACTATAGCCACTAGCCAGCCACCTTCCAGCACCACCATATACAACCCAAGTTTAAACTCAAAGAAAACCACCAAAAGACAACACCACCACCCAAAGGCAACCACCACAAGACAACAACACCTGCCATATACAACCCAAGGTTTTAAACCCAAACACAACCACTGCCAACACCATGTACAACACCCAACATCATACAATCAGCCACTTTGCTGATCAAACCAATATCACTGCATTGCATCACCACCgtcaaaccaaaaccaaaaccaaaaacaaggTCACAGCACCACGCCACCacaaccaaaccaaaatcaaacacCCAAGATCAAACCATTAGCCACCACTCAAGATCAAACACCCAAGATTAAACCATCACAGAACCACGCCACCATTGCCAAACCGAGCCAGAGAACCTCGAGCCACCAAATCCAGCAGCGATCCTATCTCGCCGAATTAGCAGTaacgtgagagagagagagagaggatagaCCACCACGACAACTCACCACCACCATCGCCCCCTGCTCCGATGTTCAAACCAACAACGGATTTGCTTTGATCCGTGCCttaagaagagagagagagttgaagcAAAAAAACAATGCTCTGATCCGTGCTTCTTTTTTACATACACTCTGATCCGTGgcttaagagagagagagaggacaaagcaagagagaagaagaagacagaGGATGGAAGAGAGAGACAGTTGAAGCAGAAATACacttttaaaaactaaattttggCTTTGGTGAGGAAAGTGTGGCGCCAAAAGTGGCGTGTCACTGCTCCTAGCCAAGTATTTTAGACCAACTTGAGACTGTTGtgtggattttttttagtttttagttatatatttgttaaaatattcaaatagtTAGACTGATGCAAATGCTACATCAACAGATTGGAGTTGGGTATCATATATCATTGAATCTAAACATGTTTAATGCATCATCAATCAACTAAATATCTGGATATGCAAGTACTACTACTTGGTTCAAGGTTTATACCTACATGTACGGTCAATACAGGTTCGATTGTTCTTCAAGATCGTAATTGACGAGCACAATCAATGCTCTTCTCGGTTGGTTGAGAATTTGGGCTTCACCTCATTCCTTCAAGCTAGCTTTTAAAAGTTCGGTATCACTGGGACGGATTCAttcacctcctcctcctcctccccccccccccccccataaattttgaaaataaatcaatagtatatatatatatatatatatatatatatatatatatatatatatatatatatatataactaccTAATATTTAGCAATTTGACTCCATAAAATTAAACTTGTCATTTTAAACTCAAAGAAAAagctcataaaaaaaattaatgatctaaaattcaaaaaacaaattaaaaagcccaaaaatattaactcaacaacaaaattgataataaaaagtaaaagaaaacttAGCCCAATCAacaaattttaccataaaatGAGCCCAGCCCTTTAAAAGATTTGAAACAAAAGCAATGTGAATCTTACATACCAAATCTTTCcatcaaattccaaaaaaatcaaactaaactAAATGGAGAGATAGAGAGGGTGAAAGATGTGCGCTTGAGTGTCGAGACTTGAGCTCTTGACAATAAGTGTCGAACTTGTTGGACTTATGAGATCAAGTGTATGGATGAAACAACGGTGAGCCTCTTAGATCCAATAGTTAAGGAAGTAAGGGAcgcaagaaaaaataatttaattgtgATTTGATTGGATTTCTAGACTTCAAGTAGGTTCAAataagaaagaatgaaaatttttttaattgtaatttgatttataattgagatagtATGTCATCAATTTGAATaggttgtataaaaaaataattttttatagaacCAAGATAATGGGTAATGGTTGTAACCCACTAACCataaataatatgtttttttttacttgaca comes from Castanea sativa cultivar Marrone di Chiusa Pesio chromosome 3, ASM4071231v1 and encodes:
- the LOC142629413 gene encoding lignin-forming anionic peroxidase-like is translated as MRNSFISHASTATVVFLLLLLSTTCKAHLSSTFYDQNCPNGLSTIRNAIRTAVSRERRMAASLIRLHFHDCFVQGCDASILLEDGERNAVQNKGSARGYEVIDSAKAQVEKICPGVVSCADILAVAARDASVAVGGPSWSVKLGRRDSTTASSSLAEQELPRFTDGLDSLISRFATKGLSARDMVALSGSHTLGQAQCSSFRGRIYNNASDIDVGFASTRKRRCPATTGKPGDSNLAPLDLVTPNSFDNNYFKNLLRKKGLLQSDQILFSGGSTDSIVSEYSRSPATFKSDFASAMIKMGDIGPLTGSAGQIRRICSAIN